One Mycolicibacterium parafortuitum DNA segment encodes these proteins:
- the ttfA gene encoding trehalose monomycolate transport factor TtfA, producing MVPLWFTLSALCFVGAAVLLYVDLDRRRGLGRRRKSWAKSHGFDYERESGEIVQRWKRGVMSTVGDVTARNVVLGQIRGEAVFIFDLDDVATVIALHRKVGTNVTVDMRLKGLKEPQENDIWLLGAIGPRMVYSTNLDAARRACDRRMVTFAHTAPDVAEIMWNEGNWTLISMPVTSTRAQWDEGLRTVRQFNDLLRVLPPVPTAATGQPVARRTGSPSRPLTPAPAGRDVPPPGPVRRPAPQPAPPNGRQSPNYQR from the coding sequence ATGGTCCCGCTTTGGTTCACGCTGTCCGCACTCTGTTTCGTGGGTGCGGCCGTCTTGCTGTACGTCGACCTCGACCGCCGCCGCGGCCTCGGGCGTCGCCGCAAGTCGTGGGCCAAATCGCACGGCTTCGACTACGAGCGCGAGTCCGGCGAGATCGTGCAGCGCTGGAAGCGCGGCGTGATGTCGACCGTCGGCGACGTCACCGCCAGGAATGTGGTGCTCGGTCAGATCCGCGGTGAGGCCGTGTTCATCTTCGACCTCGACGACGTCGCGACCGTGATCGCGCTGCACCGCAAGGTCGGCACCAACGTCACCGTCGACATGCGGCTCAAGGGCCTCAAGGAGCCCCAGGAGAACGACATCTGGTTGCTCGGCGCGATCGGCCCGCGGATGGTGTACTCCACGAATCTGGACGCGGCGCGGCGCGCCTGCGACCGCCGGATGGTCACGTTCGCCCACACCGCGCCCGATGTCGCGGAGATCATGTGGAACGAAGGCAACTGGACGCTGATCAGCATGCCGGTCACCAGCACCCGCGCCCAGTGGGATGAGGGCCTGCGCACCGTGCGGCAGTTCAACGATCTGCTGCGGGTGCTGCCGCCGGTGCCGACCGCTGCCACCGGGCAGCCCGTCGCCCGCCGTACCGGCTCCCCGAGCCGTCCGCTGACCCCCGCTCCGGCAGGCCGCGACGTGCCGCCGCCGGGACCGGTGCGCCGCCCCGCGCCGCAGCCGGCGCCGCCGAACGGGCGGCAGTCGCCCAACTATCAGCGATAA
- a CDS encoding TrmH family RNA methyltransferase, whose protein sequence is MAEPPDELPGPTEWGGGTGVGPWQGPLPDDPRYDRELLRAGDTRNVVDAYRYWTREAIIADIDTRRHPLHVAIENFGNDANIGGVVRTANAFAVDTVHIVGRRRWNRRGAMVTDRYQRLRHHDSTAELLEFAAGAGLCTVAVDNVPGAARLEEVSLPRDCLLIFGQEGPGITDDAKDGAALTVSIAQFGSTRSINASVAAGIVMHAWIREHADLGSAW, encoded by the coding sequence ATGGCTGAGCCGCCCGACGAGCTCCCCGGCCCCACCGAATGGGGTGGCGGAACCGGCGTCGGTCCGTGGCAGGGCCCGCTGCCCGACGACCCGCGTTACGACCGGGAGTTGTTGCGGGCGGGGGACACCCGCAATGTCGTCGACGCGTACCGGTACTGGACGCGGGAGGCGATCATCGCCGACATCGACACCCGCAGGCACCCGTTGCACGTCGCGATCGAGAACTTCGGAAACGACGCGAACATCGGCGGAGTGGTGCGCACGGCCAACGCGTTCGCGGTGGACACCGTGCACATCGTCGGCCGGCGGCGCTGGAACCGGCGCGGCGCGATGGTGACCGACCGCTACCAGCGGCTGCGCCATCACGACAGCACCGCCGAACTCCTCGAGTTCGCCGCGGGCGCCGGGTTGTGCACCGTCGCCGTGGACAACGTGCCCGGCGCGGCCCGCCTCGAAGAGGTCAGCCTGCCCCGCGACTGCCTGCTGATCTTCGGCCAGGAAGGGCCCGGCATCACCGACGACGCGAAAGACGGCGCCGCGCTAACGGTTTCGATCGCCCAGTTCGGGTCCACCCGCTCCATCAACGCTTCGGTCGCCGCGGGCATCGTGATGCACGCCTGGATCCGCGAGCACGCCGACCTCGGCAGCGCCTGGTGA
- a CDS encoding TetR/AcrR family transcriptional regulator, translating to MSSREELLRAAADFLGRRPNATQDEIAAAVGVSRATLHRHFAGRVALMTALEELAIAEMRQVLADVRLDDGPAADALRRLVTACEPVSPYLALLYSQSQDLDFDSTLQAWDEIDTAITELFLRGQRDGEFRPELPAAWLTEAFYSLAGGTAWCIRAGRAAARDFDRLIIDLLLNGVTTS from the coding sequence ATGTCGTCCCGGGAAGAGCTGCTGCGCGCTGCCGCCGATTTCCTCGGCCGCCGCCCCAACGCGACGCAGGACGAGATCGCGGCCGCGGTCGGGGTGAGCCGCGCGACCCTGCACCGCCATTTCGCGGGCCGGGTCGCGCTGATGACCGCCCTGGAGGAGCTCGCGATCGCCGAGATGCGCCAGGTGTTGGCCGACGTCCGCCTCGACGACGGGCCCGCGGCCGACGCGCTGCGCAGACTGGTCACCGCGTGCGAGCCGGTCTCGCCGTACCTGGCGCTGCTGTACAGCCAGAGCCAGGACCTCGACTTCGACTCGACGCTGCAGGCGTGGGACGAGATCGACACCGCGATCACCGAGTTGTTCCTGCGCGGCCAGCGCGACGGCGAGTTCCGTCCCGAACTGCCCGCGGCCTGGCTGACCGAGGCCTTCTACAGCCTCGCCGGCGGGACGGCGTGGTGCATCCGCGCCGGCCGGGCCGCCGCCCGTGACTTCGACCGATTGATCATCGACCTACTACTCAACGGAGTGACAACCTCATGA
- a CDS encoding DedA family protein, translated as MPDFLDPINLLSYFGTWALIGLLVVVFVESGVLFPVLPGDSLLFVAGMLAAGISAQSAEGNTAQVNFQLWQLLLFIPIAAILGAQVGYWIGRNVGTAMFKPNARFLKQRYLDEAHLFFEQRGPFAIVIARFVPIVRTLAPITAGAAKMNYAVFTIYNAVGAVVWGAGLTLLGYWLGRIEIIQKLLEPIVIAIVIVSVLPIAFEWYKRRKAAKQAGIPTPPMEAGEQAS; from the coding sequence ATGCCCGATTTCCTTGACCCGATCAACCTCCTCAGTTACTTCGGCACCTGGGCGTTGATCGGCCTTCTCGTGGTCGTCTTCGTCGAGTCCGGCGTGCTGTTCCCGGTGCTGCCCGGCGACTCACTGCTGTTCGTCGCGGGCATGCTGGCGGCGGGCATCTCGGCGCAGTCGGCGGAGGGCAACACCGCACAGGTCAACTTCCAGCTGTGGCAGCTGCTGCTGTTCATCCCGATCGCGGCGATCCTCGGCGCGCAGGTCGGATATTGGATCGGGCGCAACGTCGGCACCGCCATGTTCAAACCGAACGCGCGGTTCCTCAAACAGCGCTACCTCGACGAGGCGCATCTGTTCTTCGAACAGCGCGGCCCGTTCGCGATCGTGATCGCGCGCTTCGTGCCGATCGTGCGCACGCTGGCGCCGATCACCGCCGGTGCGGCGAAGATGAACTACGCGGTGTTCACCATCTACAACGCCGTCGGCGCCGTCGTCTGGGGTGCCGGCCTGACGCTTCTCGGCTACTGGCTGGGCCGTATCGAGATCATCCAGAAGCTGCTCGAGCCGATCGTGATCGCGATCGTCATCGTGTCCGTGCTGCCGATCGCGTTCGAGTGGTACAAGCGCCGTAAGGCCGCCAAGCAGGCGGGCATCCCCACCCCGCCGATGGAAGCCGGCGAGCAGGCGAGCTAA
- the clpB gene encoding ATP-dependent chaperone ClpB — protein sequence MDSFNPTTKTQAALTSALQAATAAGNPQITPAHLLMALLTQNDGIAAPLLEAVGVEPATIRAETQRLLDRLPSVTGSNSQPQLAPQAIAAITAATHLATEMDDEYVSTEHLLFGLASGDADVAKLLTSHGASPQALREAFVKVRGSARVTNPDPEGSYQALEKYSTDLTARAKEGKLDPVIGRDHEIRRVVQVLSRRTKNNPVLIGEPGVGKTAIVEGLAQRIVAGDVPESLRDKTVVSLDLGSMVAGAKYRGEFEERLKAVLDDIKNSAGQIITFIDELHTIVGAGATGESAMDAGNMIKPMLARGELRLVGATTLDEYRKYIEKDAALERRFQQVLVGEPSVEDTVGILRGLKERYEVHHGVRITDSALVAAAALSDRYITSRFLPDKAIDLVDEAASRLRMEIDSRPVEIDEVERLVRRLEIEEMALAKEEDAASKDRLEKLRAELADKKEELAELTTRWQNEKGAIDVVRELKEQLEDLRGAADRAERDGDLAKAAELRYGRIPEVEKKLDAALPQAEARENVMLKEEVGPDDIAEVVEAWTGIPSGRMLEGETAKLLRMEEELGKRVVGQKKAVQAVSDAVRRSRAGVADPNRPTGSFMFLGPTGVGKTELAKALAEFLFDDERAMVRIDMSEYGEKHSVARLVGAPPGYVGYDQGGQLTEAVRRRPYTVILFDEIEKAHPDVFDVLLQVLDEGRLTDGQGRTVDFRNTILILTSNLGAGGSEEQVMAAVRSAFKPEFINRLDDVIMFDALNPEQLVSIVDIQLEQLAKRLAQRRLTLEVSLPAKKWLAERGFDPLYGARPLRRLVQQAIGDQLARMLLAGDVHDGDVVPVNVSADGDSLVLG from the coding sequence GTGGACTCGTTCAATCCGACGACCAAGACCCAGGCGGCTCTGACTTCGGCGCTGCAGGCGGCCACCGCCGCGGGCAACCCGCAGATCACGCCCGCTCACCTGTTGATGGCGCTGCTGACGCAGAACGATGGCATCGCCGCCCCGCTGTTGGAGGCCGTCGGCGTCGAACCCGCGACCATCCGTGCGGAAACGCAGCGGCTGCTCGACCGGCTGCCCAGCGTGACCGGATCGAATTCGCAGCCGCAGCTGGCGCCGCAGGCGATCGCGGCGATCACCGCGGCGACCCACCTCGCGACCGAGATGGACGACGAGTACGTCTCCACCGAGCACCTGCTGTTCGGTCTCGCGTCCGGGGACGCCGACGTCGCCAAGCTGCTCACCAGCCACGGGGCGTCGCCGCAGGCGCTGCGTGAGGCGTTCGTCAAGGTACGCGGCAGCGCCCGGGTCACCAACCCGGACCCCGAGGGCAGTTATCAAGCCCTGGAGAAGTACTCCACCGATCTGACCGCGCGCGCCAAGGAAGGCAAGCTCGACCCCGTCATCGGCCGCGATCACGAGATCCGGCGCGTGGTGCAGGTGCTGAGCCGGCGCACCAAGAACAACCCGGTGCTCATCGGTGAGCCCGGTGTCGGCAAGACCGCGATCGTCGAGGGCCTGGCCCAGCGCATCGTTGCCGGCGACGTTCCGGAGAGCCTGCGCGACAAGACCGTCGTATCGCTGGATCTCGGCTCGATGGTGGCCGGTGCGAAGTATCGCGGTGAGTTCGAGGAGCGCCTGAAGGCCGTCCTCGACGACATCAAGAACTCGGCCGGGCAGATCATCACGTTCATCGACGAACTGCACACCATCGTCGGCGCGGGCGCGACCGGCGAATCGGCGATGGATGCGGGCAACATGATCAAGCCGATGCTGGCCCGCGGTGAACTGCGGCTGGTCGGCGCGACCACCCTCGACGAGTACCGCAAGTACATCGAGAAGGACGCCGCGCTGGAGCGCCGTTTCCAGCAGGTGCTGGTCGGCGAACCGTCGGTCGAGGACACCGTCGGCATCCTGCGCGGCCTAAAGGAGCGCTACGAGGTGCACCACGGTGTGCGCATCACCGACTCCGCGCTGGTCGCGGCGGCCGCCCTCAGCGACCGCTACATCACCAGCCGCTTCCTGCCGGACAAGGCCATCGACCTCGTCGACGAGGCTGCCTCCCGGCTGCGCATGGAGATCGACTCCCGGCCTGTCGAGATCGACGAGGTCGAGCGGCTGGTCCGCCGTCTCGAGATCGAGGAGATGGCGCTGGCCAAGGAGGAGGACGCCGCGTCGAAGGACCGGCTGGAGAAGCTGCGTGCCGAACTGGCCGACAAGAAGGAAGAGTTGGCCGAGCTGACCACGCGCTGGCAGAACGAGAAGGGCGCCATCGATGTGGTGCGCGAACTCAAGGAGCAGCTGGAAGACCTGCGCGGTGCGGCCGACCGGGCCGAACGCGACGGTGATCTGGCCAAGGCCGCCGAGCTGCGCTACGGCCGCATCCCGGAGGTCGAGAAGAAGCTCGACGCCGCGCTTCCGCAGGCCGAGGCCCGCGAGAACGTGATGCTCAAAGAGGAGGTCGGCCCCGACGACATCGCCGAGGTGGTGGAGGCGTGGACCGGTATCCCGTCCGGCCGGATGCTCGAAGGCGAGACCGCCAAGCTGCTGCGCATGGAGGAGGAGCTGGGCAAGCGGGTCGTCGGGCAGAAAAAGGCCGTGCAGGCGGTCTCGGATGCGGTGCGGCGCTCGCGCGCCGGTGTCGCCGACCCGAACCGGCCCACGGGCTCGTTCATGTTCCTGGGCCCGACCGGCGTCGGTAAGACCGAGCTGGCCAAGGCGCTGGCGGAGTTCCTGTTCGACGACGAACGCGCGATGGTCCGCATCGACATGAGCGAGTACGGCGAGAAGCACTCGGTGGCCCGGCTGGTCGGTGCCCCGCCCGGGTACGTCGGCTACGACCAGGGTGGTCAGCTGACCGAGGCGGTGCGGCGGCGTCCGTACACGGTGATCCTGTTCGACGAGATTGAAAAGGCGCACCCGGACGTGTTCGACGTGCTGCTGCAGGTCCTCGACGAGGGCAGGCTGACCGACGGTCAGGGCCGCACGGTCGACTTCCGCAACACCATCCTGATCCTGACGTCCAACCTGGGCGCCGGCGGTTCGGAGGAGCAGGTGATGGCCGCGGTGCGGTCGGCGTTCAAGCCGGAGTTCATCAACCGGCTCGACGACGTGATCATGTTCGACGCGCTGAACCCGGAGCAGCTGGTGTCGATCGTCGACATCCAGCTGGAGCAGCTGGCCAAGCGGCTGGCGCAGCGCAGGCTGACGCTGGAGGTGTCGCTGCCCGCGAAGAAGTGGCTGGCCGAGCGTGGTTTCGACCCGCTCTACGGCGCCAGGCCGCTGCGCAGGCTGGTGCAGCAGGCCATCGGTGACCAGCTGGCCAGGATGCTGCTGGCGGGTGACGTGCACGACGGCGACGTGGTGCCGGTCAACGTCAGCGCGGACGGAGACTCGCTGGTGCTGGGATGA
- the nhaA gene encoding Na+/H+ antiporter NhaA, translating into MTDPVRADPAAQRGFPLLPSRLRRGSKATKTTDNSAAALLLTFTVIAILWANSPWAHTYSALLDTHVGVMIGTHHFEMTVKHIVNDGLMTFFFFIVGLEVTREFTVGELTDRSRAAVPVVAAAAGLVLPAVVFLAFNPSGENAHAWGVVISTDTAFLVGALAIIKPMFPARVRLFLLTLAVVDDVGALIAIAVFYSDSIQVGPLVVSVALIAALALVRYLPAAHGPAYAGLGVSLWIALYLAGIHPTLAGVAVALLIPVFTPERRPVEKAVEQIRAFRQSPNSQYARAASRSLRESISINERLQTAVGPTVSFVILPLFALVNAGVLLDAQSLSTALRSPLTWGIVAGLVLGKFFGITGATWLIRRTGLGQLAPGLTLRRIAGGAALSGIGFTISLFIVDIAIDDPGRQDQARIGVLAASVIAFALGWAIFRLTDRLSPPEPVGMKLLRPIDPERDHVRGRADAPLTLVEYGDFECPFCSRVTGAIDEVRAHFGDDLLYVWRHFPLERAHPRAFDAARASEAAALQGKFWEMAHELFEHQDDLEWSDIYRYAVAVNCDIEQFDQDVRVHAKKVLHRVTDDAEDAEEMDLNATPTLFVNGKRHRGPWDAASLIRALEQARG; encoded by the coding sequence GTGACTGACCCGGTCCGGGCCGATCCGGCTGCCCAGCGCGGCTTTCCGCTGCTGCCGTCACGGCTGCGCCGGGGCAGCAAGGCCACCAAGACCACCGACAACTCCGCGGCAGCGCTGCTGCTGACCTTCACCGTCATCGCCATCCTGTGGGCGAATTCGCCCTGGGCGCATACCTATTCGGCGCTGCTGGACACCCACGTCGGGGTGATGATCGGCACCCACCACTTCGAGATGACGGTCAAGCACATCGTCAACGACGGGTTGATGACGTTCTTCTTCTTCATCGTCGGCCTCGAGGTGACCCGCGAGTTCACCGTCGGTGAGCTGACCGACCGCTCCAGGGCCGCCGTGCCGGTGGTCGCGGCCGCCGCCGGGCTGGTGCTTCCCGCCGTGGTCTTCCTCGCGTTCAACCCGTCCGGTGAGAACGCGCACGCGTGGGGCGTGGTGATCTCCACCGACACCGCGTTCCTGGTCGGCGCGCTGGCGATCATCAAGCCGATGTTCCCGGCGCGGGTGCGGCTGTTCCTGCTCACCCTCGCGGTCGTCGACGACGTCGGCGCGCTGATCGCGATCGCGGTGTTCTACTCCGACAGCATCCAGGTCGGCCCGCTGGTGGTGTCGGTAGCGCTGATCGCCGCCCTTGCGCTGGTGCGGTATCTGCCCGCCGCGCACGGCCCGGCCTACGCGGGTCTGGGGGTGTCGCTGTGGATCGCGCTGTACCTGGCGGGCATCCACCCGACGCTGGCCGGGGTCGCCGTCGCACTGCTGATCCCGGTGTTCACCCCGGAGCGTCGCCCCGTGGAGAAGGCGGTCGAACAGATCCGCGCGTTCCGGCAGTCGCCGAACTCGCAGTACGCGCGTGCGGCGAGCCGGTCGCTGCGCGAGTCCATCTCGATCAACGAGCGGCTGCAGACCGCTGTCGGCCCGACCGTGTCGTTCGTGATCCTGCCGCTGTTCGCGTTGGTCAACGCCGGCGTGCTGCTGGACGCGCAGTCGCTGTCCACGGCGCTGCGCTCACCGCTGACCTGGGGCATCGTCGCCGGTCTGGTGCTGGGCAAGTTCTTCGGCATCACCGGCGCGACCTGGCTGATCCGCCGCACCGGTCTCGGCCAGTTGGCACCGGGGCTGACACTGCGCCGGATCGCCGGCGGCGCGGCGCTGTCGGGGATCGGCTTCACGATCTCGTTGTTCATCGTCGACATCGCGATCGACGACCCGGGCCGGCAGGACCAGGCCCGTATCGGCGTGCTCGCCGCTTCGGTGATCGCGTTCGCGCTGGGCTGGGCGATCTTCCGGCTCACCGACCGGCTCAGCCCGCCCGAACCGGTCGGCATGAAGCTGCTGCGGCCGATCGACCCGGAGCGCGACCATGTCCGCGGCCGCGCCGACGCGCCGCTGACGCTCGTCGAGTACGGCGACTTCGAGTGCCCGTTCTGCAGCCGGGTCACCGGCGCCATCGACGAGGTGCGCGCGCACTTCGGCGACGACCTGCTCTACGTGTGGCGGCACTTCCCGTTGGAACGGGCGCATCCGCGCGCGTTCGACGCCGCCCGGGCCAGTGAGGCGGCGGCACTGCAGGGCAAATTCTGGGAGATGGCGCACGAGTTGTTCGAGCATCAGGACGATCTGGAGTGGTCGGACATCTACCGCTACGCGGTCGCGGTCAACTGCGACATCGAGCAGTTCGACCAGGACGTGCGGGTGCATGCGAAGAAGGTGCTGCACCGGGTGACCGACGACGCCGAGGACGCCGAGGAGATGGATCTGAACGCGACGCCGACGCTGTTCGTCAACGGCAAGCGGCACAGGGGGCCGTGGGATGCCGCCAGTCTGATCCGCGCGCTGGAGCAGGCGCGCGGTTAG
- a CDS encoding glycoside hydrolase family 76 protein, with translation MDQMWANRAASAEAAITTRHLRRLWGLPGTQLGVVAWPATTRQRRFGTWHYWWQAHLLDNLVDAQLRDPDPTRLARITRQIRGHRLRNVGRWTNSYYDDMAWLALSLERAQRCTGVGRPRALATLTEQFLTSWVPEDGGGIPWRKQDQFFNAPANGPAAIFLARHLSSLGEPLRRAQQMADWIDETLIDPDTHLVFDGIQGGSLVRAQYTYCQGVVLGAETELAARTRDPRHAARVHRLVAAVAEHMAPNGVLKGAGGGDGGLFHGILARYLALVATALPGDAAEDAAARDTARELVLASARTAWDNRQSVDGLPLFGAFWERAAEIPTAGTADAQFVEGAVNSSAIPERDLSVQLAGWMLMEAACVVTAGERD, from the coding sequence ATGGACCAGATGTGGGCCAACCGCGCCGCAAGCGCCGAAGCCGCCATCACCACACGTCACCTCAGGCGGCTCTGGGGGCTGCCCGGAACCCAGCTCGGCGTGGTGGCCTGGCCCGCGACCACCCGGCAGCGGCGGTTCGGCACCTGGCACTACTGGTGGCAGGCCCACCTGCTGGACAACCTCGTCGACGCGCAGCTCCGTGACCCCGACCCGACGCGCCTGGCCAGGATCACCCGCCAGATCCGCGGGCACCGGCTGCGCAACGTCGGCCGGTGGACCAACAGCTATTACGACGACATGGCCTGGCTGGCGCTGTCGCTGGAGCGCGCACAACGTTGCACCGGCGTCGGGCGCCCGCGGGCGCTGGCCACCCTGACCGAGCAGTTCCTGACCTCATGGGTCCCCGAGGACGGCGGCGGCATCCCGTGGCGCAAGCAGGACCAGTTCTTCAACGCGCCGGCCAATGGCCCCGCCGCGATCTTCCTGGCCCGGCACCTCTCGTCGCTGGGCGAACCCCTGCGCCGTGCCCAGCAGATGGCCGACTGGATCGACGAGACCCTGATCGACCCCGACACCCACCTGGTGTTCGACGGCATCCAGGGCGGTTCCCTGGTCCGCGCGCAGTACACCTACTGCCAGGGAGTGGTGCTCGGCGCCGAGACCGAACTCGCGGCACGCACCCGCGACCCCCGGCACGCCGCCCGCGTGCACCGGCTCGTCGCGGCGGTCGCCGAACACATGGCGCCGAACGGGGTGCTCAAGGGCGCGGGCGGCGGCGACGGGGGACTGTTCCACGGCATCCTCGCCCGCTACCTGGCGCTGGTGGCGACGGCACTGCCCGGCGACGCCGCCGAGGACGCGGCGGCGCGCGACACCGCGCGCGAACTGGTGCTCGCGTCGGCCCGGACGGCGTGGGACAACCGTCAGAGCGTCGACGGGCTGCCGCTGTTCGGAGCCTTCTGGGAGCGAGCGGCCGAGATCCCGACCGCCGGCACCGCGGACGCGCAGTTCGTCGAGGGCGCGGTCAACTCCTCGGCGATCCCCGAGCGGGATCTTTCGGTGCAGCTGGCAGGTTGGATGCTTATGGAAGCCGCGTGCGTTGTGACCGCAGGTGAGCGTGACTGA
- a CDS encoding SDR family NAD(P)-dependent oxidoreductase — protein sequence MSRPVALITGPTSGLGEGFARRYAVDGYDLVLVARDVARLETLAAELRDEAGAGVEVIRADLADADGRAAVCERLRAGVQVLVNNAGFGISGEFWTADYDALQAQLDVNVTAVMQLTHAALPSMIEAGRGTVLNVASVAGLLPGRGSTYSASKAWVVSFTEGLANGLTGTGVGVHALCPGFVRTEFHARAGIDMAGTAPFLWLEVDEVVRETMADVAKDKVVIIPGLQYKALTTGGRLVPRNVVRSLTRVVGKGRGRT from the coding sequence ATGTCCCGTCCCGTCGCCCTGATCACCGGACCGACGTCCGGGCTCGGCGAGGGATTCGCCCGCCGCTACGCCGTCGACGGCTACGACCTGGTGCTGGTCGCCAGGGATGTGGCCCGACTCGAGACACTCGCCGCTGAGCTTCGTGATGAGGCAGGCGCCGGTGTCGAGGTGATCCGCGCCGATCTCGCCGACGCCGACGGCCGTGCCGCGGTGTGCGAGCGGCTGCGGGCCGGCGTGCAGGTGCTGGTCAACAACGCCGGCTTCGGCATCTCCGGTGAGTTCTGGACGGCCGATTACGACGCGCTGCAGGCACAGCTCGACGTCAACGTCACCGCGGTCATGCAGCTCACGCACGCGGCCCTGCCGTCGATGATCGAGGCCGGCCGGGGCACGGTGCTCAACGTCGCCAGCGTCGCAGGTCTGCTGCCCGGCCGGGGCTCGACCTACTCGGCGTCCAAGGCGTGGGTGGTGTCGTTCACCGAAGGCCTCGCCAACGGCCTGACCGGCACCGGCGTCGGGGTGCACGCGCTGTGTCCTGGCTTCGTGCGCACCGAGTTCCATGCCCGCGCCGGGATCGACATGGCCGGCACCGCGCCGTTCCTGTGGCTGGAGGTCGACGAGGTGGTCCGCGAGACCATGGCCGACGTCGCGAAGGACAAGGTGGTCATCATCCCGGGTCTGCAGTACAAGGCGCTCACCACCGGCGGGCGGCTGGTGCCCCGGAATGTCGTACGCAGCCTGACCAGGGTGGTCGGCAAGGGCCGTGGGCGGACCTGA
- a CDS encoding MFS transporter yields the protein MSRRWFALGVLTLAVLIIGIDGTVLSLATPFISADLGTTATQLLWIGDIYSFVLASLLISMGSLGDRIGHKRLLLCGATAFAAASALTAYAGTPEALIATRALLGVAGATLAPSTLALIRGLFPDERERSVAVGIWAAAFSAGAALGPVVGGVLLEHFWWGSVFLINIPVMVVLLAGGLVLLPEHHTTDPGPWDLPSVALSMIGILGVVYALKEGLTGFSHGIGIEVPAAAVLGAIALTLFVRRQLRLPHPLIDVRLLANPRFSGVVAANLLAVLGLSGLVFFLSQYFQLVHGYGPLKAGLAELPAAVTATVFGVLAGVAVRYFSHRSVLAAGLALVGVAMAALMTSLIVFAPLTPYAPLGISLFVVGVGLGLAFTVASDIILTTVPKERAGAAAAVSETAYELGMALGIALLGSILTAVYRTVVVAPGIPAAAAEKARDSLPSAIQVAHTLPADQQGALLEAAKSSFTHGLTVSAGVGAALMLTAAVAVWWVLRPATAAASPGAAEVGVLADPGVHHDARGDRSVDGAGGPELGDRNR from the coding sequence ATGAGCAGAAGGTGGTTCGCCCTCGGCGTGCTGACCCTGGCCGTGCTGATCATCGGCATCGACGGCACGGTGCTCTCGCTGGCCACCCCGTTCATCAGCGCCGATTTGGGCACCACCGCGACCCAACTGCTGTGGATCGGCGACATCTACTCGTTCGTGCTCGCCTCGCTGCTGATCAGCATGGGCAGCCTCGGCGACCGGATCGGCCACAAGCGGCTACTACTCTGCGGTGCAACGGCATTCGCGGCAGCCTCGGCCCTGACCGCGTACGCGGGCACCCCGGAGGCGCTGATCGCGACCCGCGCCCTGCTCGGTGTGGCGGGTGCGACGCTGGCCCCGTCGACCCTCGCGCTGATCCGCGGCCTGTTCCCCGACGAGCGCGAACGCAGTGTCGCGGTCGGGATCTGGGCCGCGGCGTTCTCGGCCGGGGCGGCGCTGGGCCCAGTGGTCGGAGGCGTTCTGCTGGAACACTTCTGGTGGGGATCGGTGTTCCTGATCAACATCCCGGTGATGGTGGTGCTGCTCGCAGGCGGGCTGGTGCTGCTGCCCGAGCACCACACCACCGATCCCGGGCCCTGGGACCTGCCCAGCGTGGCCCTGTCGATGATCGGCATCCTCGGCGTGGTCTACGCGCTCAAGGAGGGCCTCACCGGGTTCTCCCACGGCATCGGCATCGAGGTCCCGGCCGCGGCGGTGCTCGGCGCGATCGCGCTGACGCTGTTCGTGCGCCGCCAGTTGCGACTGCCGCATCCGCTGATCGACGTGCGACTGCTCGCGAATCCGCGCTTCTCCGGGGTGGTCGCGGCGAACCTGCTGGCGGTGCTCGGGCTGTCCGGTCTGGTGTTCTTCCTGTCGCAGTACTTCCAGCTGGTGCACGGGTACGGCCCGCTGAAGGCCGGGCTGGCCGAACTGCCCGCGGCGGTGACCGCGACGGTGTTCGGCGTGCTCGCCGGGGTCGCGGTGCGCTACTTCTCGCACCGCAGCGTGCTCGCCGCGGGACTGGCTCTCGTCGGCGTCGCGATGGCCGCGCTGATGACCTCGCTGATCGTGTTCGCTCCCCTGACTCCGTATGCCCCGCTGGGCATTTCGCTGTTCGTCGTCGGCGTGGGCCTCGGCCTGGCGTTCACCGTCGCCAGCGACATCATCCTGACGACGGTGCCGAAGGAACGCGCGGGCGCGGCCGCGGCGGTCTCCGAGACCGCCTACGAACTCGGCATGGCCCTGGGTATCGCGCTGCTGGGCTCGATCCTGACCGCGGTGTACCGCACGGTCGTGGTCGCACCGGGGATCCCCGCCGCGGCCGCGGAGAAAGCACGCGATTCGCTGCCGAGCGCGATCCAGGTGGCGCACACGCTTCCGGCCGATCAGCAGGGCGCACTGCTCGAGGCCGCGAAAAGCTCGTTCACGCACGGCCTCACGGTGTCCGCCGGCGTGGGCGCCGCGCTGATGCTGACCGCCGCGGTCGCGGTCTGGTGGGTGCTGCGGCCGGCTACGGCCGCCGCCTCACCAGGCGCTGCCGAGGTCGGCGTGCTCGCGGATCCAGGCGTGCATCACGATGCCCGCGGCGACCGAAGCGTTGATGGAGCGGGTGGACCCGAACTGGGCGATCGAAACCGTTAG